One genomic segment of Misgurnus anguillicaudatus chromosome 23, ASM2758022v2, whole genome shotgun sequence includes these proteins:
- the glrx2 gene encoding glutaredoxin 2 isoform X1, with protein MTDLNCQPNSLLSVLSVFAFLVSSTCLLYKPVIITRMGNFTSSAPALSSPACTQFVQDVVSKNCVVIFSKTTCPYCNMAKNVFKEIGASYKVIELDEHNDGRRLQETLAQMTGARTVPRVFVNGQCIGGGSDTKQLHQQGKLLPLIEECRQCCEGSGNTQSQQNL; from the exons ATGACCGATTTAAATTGTCAGCCAAACTCTCTTTTGTCTGTATTAAGTGTATTTGCATTTCTTGTATCTTCAACATGTCTTCTGTACAAACCTGTGATCATCAcaag AATGGGGAACTTTACATCCTCTGCTCCAGCGTTGTCAAGCCCAGCGTGTACTCAGTTTGTCCAG GACGTTGTCTCCAAAAACTGTGTTGTGATATTTTCCAAGACCACATGCCCTTATTGTAATATGGCTAAGAATGTATTCAAAGAGATTGGGGCTTCATATAAAGTCATTGAATTGGATGAGCACAATGATGGCCGACGTCTTCAGGAGACCTTGGCTCAAATGACAGGTGCCAGAACA GTGCCAAGGGTCTTTGTTAATGGACAGTGCATTGGAGGAGGCTCAGATACAAAACAGCTTCACCAGCAAGGAAAACTACTGCCACTTATTGAGGAGTGTAGGCAATGCTGTGAAGGCTCAGGGAATACCCAATCTCAGCAGAATCTTTAA
- the uchl5 gene encoding ubiquitin carboxyl-terminal hydrolase isozyme L5, whose amino-acid sequence MAGSAGEWCLMESDPGVFTELIKGFGCKGAQVEEIWSMEPENFENLKPVHGLIFLFKWQPGEEPAGSIVEDSRLEQIFFAKQVINNACATQAIISVLLNCIHPDIHLGETLTEFKEFSNSFDAAMKGLALSNSEVIRQVHNGFARQQMFEFDSKSSAKEEDAFHFVSYVPVNGRLYELDGLREGPIDLGVCNQDDWIGAVRPVIEKRIQKYSEGEIRFNLMAIVSDRKMIYERKIVELQTQITEEEPMDTDQSGNHLRSIQLEIEKYQLLIEVENHKLKRYKVENIRRKHNYLPFIMELLKTLAEYQQLIPLVEKAKEKQSAKKVQGAK is encoded by the exons ATGGCGGGAAGCGCAGGGGAATGGTGTCTTATGGAAAGTGACCCGGGCGTTTTTACTGAGTTGATTAAAGGCTTTG GGTGCAAAGGTGCACAGGTGGAAGAGATATGGAGCATGGAGCCAGAGAACTTTGAAAATCTCAA GCCCGTTCATGGTCTGATTTTCCTCTTCAAGTGGCAACCCGGTGAGGAGCCAGCAGGGTCCATAGTTGAAGACTCAAGGCTGGAGCAGATCTTCTTTGCCAAGCAG GTCATCAACAATGCCTGTGCAACCCAAGCGATCATCAGCGTGTTGTTAAATTGCATACATCCTGATATCCATCTTGGGGAAACACTGACAGAATTTAAAGAGTTTTCAAACAGTTTTGATGCAGCA ATGAAGGGTCTCGCTCTCAGTAACTCGGAAGTGATTCGACAAGTCCACAACGGCTTTGCCAG aCAGCAAATGTTTGAGTTTGATTCCAAATCTTCTGCTAAAGAAGAAGATGCGTTTCACTTTGTTAGCTACGTTCCTGTTAATGGTAGATTGTATGAGCTGGATGGACTTCGTGAAGGACCCATAGATCTGG GTGTGTGTAACCAGGATGATTGGATTGGTGCTGTGCGACCCGTTATTGAGAAAAGAATACAAAA ATACAGCGAAGGAGAAATTCGTTTCAACCTGATGGCCATCGTATCAGATCGAAAGATGATCTACGAAAGAAAGATTGTTGAACTACAGACCCAGATAACAGAG GAAGAGCCAATGGACACAGATCAGAGTGGAAATCATCTTCGCTCTATCCAATTAGAGATCGAGAAGTATCAGCTTCTGATTGAAGTAGAGAATCATAAACTTAAAAGATATAAA GTCGAAAACATTAGAAGGAAACACAACTATCTGCCCTTTATTATGGAGTTACTGAAGACATTGGCTGAATATCAGCAGCTGATACCATTGGTTGAAAAG GCAAAGGAAAAGCAAAGTGCCAAAAAAGTGCAAGGAGCAAAGTAA
- the glrx2 gene encoding glutaredoxin 2 isoform X2, with protein MSTRGFLFKYKQAYQILRMGNFTSSAPALSSPACTQFVQDVVSKNCVVIFSKTTCPYCNMAKNVFKEIGASYKVIELDEHNDGRRLQETLAQMTGARTVPRVFVNGQCIGGGSDTKQLHQQGKLLPLIEECRQCCEGSGNTQSQQNL; from the exons ATGTCTACGAGGGGCTTTCTATTCAAATACAAGCAGGCTTATCAAATCCTAAG AATGGGGAACTTTACATCCTCTGCTCCAGCGTTGTCAAGCCCAGCGTGTACTCAGTTTGTCCAG GACGTTGTCTCCAAAAACTGTGTTGTGATATTTTCCAAGACCACATGCCCTTATTGTAATATGGCTAAGAATGTATTCAAAGAGATTGGGGCTTCATATAAAGTCATTGAATTGGATGAGCACAATGATGGCCGACGTCTTCAGGAGACCTTGGCTCAAATGACAGGTGCCAGAACA GTGCCAAGGGTCTTTGTTAATGGACAGTGCATTGGAGGAGGCTCAGATACAAAACAGCTTCACCAGCAAGGAAAACTACTGCCACTTATTGAGGAGTGTAGGCAATGCTGTGAAGGCTCAGGGAATACCCAATCTCAGCAGAATCTTTAA
- the glrx2 gene encoding glutaredoxin 2 isoform X3, whose protein sequence is MGNFTSSAPALSSPACTQFVQDVVSKNCVVIFSKTTCPYCNMAKNVFKEIGASYKVIELDEHNDGRRLQETLAQMTGARTVPRVFVNGQCIGGGSDTKQLHQQGKLLPLIEECRQCCEGSGNTQSQQNL, encoded by the exons ATGGGGAACTTTACATCCTCTGCTCCAGCGTTGTCAAGCCCAGCGTGTACTCAGTTTGTCCAG GACGTTGTCTCCAAAAACTGTGTTGTGATATTTTCCAAGACCACATGCCCTTATTGTAATATGGCTAAGAATGTATTCAAAGAGATTGGGGCTTCATATAAAGTCATTGAATTGGATGAGCACAATGATGGCCGACGTCTTCAGGAGACCTTGGCTCAAATGACAGGTGCCAGAACA GTGCCAAGGGTCTTTGTTAATGGACAGTGCATTGGAGGAGGCTCAGATACAAAACAGCTTCACCAGCAAGGAAAACTACTGCCACTTATTGAGGAGTGTAGGCAATGCTGTGAAGGCTCAGGGAATACCCAATCTCAGCAGAATCTTTAA
- the rgs2 gene encoding regulator of G-protein signaling 2, translated as MLLIHTETTIRAAIYTSMERLIYSENPDMRRKTWRSKTLFRSFPQKEMSRNTTRKNAYRPSAEEVSQWAQSMDNLLNSKYGLTAFRLFMKSEYCEENIEFWMACEKFRKINSRSKLRSKAKRIYEEFIREGSPKEVNLDYHIKETVDQCLILPTQTSFIAAQNKAYHLMEHNSYPRFLESELYCRLCELAKRE; from the exons ATGTTACTGATACACACAGAAACAACAATAAGAGCTGCTATATACACAAGCATGGAGCGACTGATCTATTCAGAAAATCCTGACATGAG AAGGAAGACTTGGAGGTCAAAGACGCTCTTCAGGAGCTTTCCGCAAAAAGAAATGTCCAGGAACACAACGCGGAAAAATGCATACAG GCCGTCTGCTGAAGAAGTTAGTCAATGGGCACAGTCTATGGATAATTTACTGAACAGTAAAT ATGGATTAACTGCATTTCGACTCTTCATGAAGtctgaatactgtgaggaaaATATCGAGTTTTGGATGGCCTGCGAAAAGTTTCGAAAGATCAACTCCAGATCAAAACTCAGATCCAAGGCAAAAAGAATATATGAAGAATTCATCCGGGAAGGTTCTCCGAAAGAG GTCAACTTGGACTACCACATAAAGGAAACAGTCGACCAGTGCCTTATTCTCCCAACACAGACCAGCTTCATAGCCGCTCAGAACAAAGCATATCACCTGATGGAGCACAACTCGTACCCTCGCTTCCTGGAGTCTGAACTCTACTGTCGGCTTTGTGAATTAGCAAAGAGAGAGTAA